CGAGGTGCGCGCCCGCTCCGGCGGTGAGATCGTGGTCGTCACCCTCCCCTCGCTGCAGGGTCGCACCTCGGCCGAGGTGGGGCTGCAGATCGGCCGCGAGTGGCGCATCGGCGCCAAGGGCGAGCCCGGCGACCGCGGCCGGAACACCGGCGCCGTGGTGCTCGTGTCCATCCAGGACCGCAAGTGGCGGGTGGAGACGGGGCTGGGCACCAACACCTTCATCACCGCCGCCGAGGCGGGGCGCATCGGCCGCGACCTGATGGTGCCCCAGCTGCAGGCCGGCAACGTGGGCGAGGGGATTCTCCTCGCCGTGCGCGGGGTGGCGCAGGAATACGCCGAGGCGTTCAATTTCCAGCTGACGGGCGGCGCTCCGCCCGCGCCGCAGCCGCAGGAGCGCCAGACCGGGCGGCGGCAGGGCGGGGGAGGGGGCGGCTTCTTCATCTTCATGATCATCATCGTCTTCTTCATCCTCGCCAGCCGCGGGGGCGGAGGGGGCGGCCGCCGGCGCAGGGGCGGCTTCGGGATGCCCGTCATCATCCCCTTTCCCATCGGCGGCGGGGGATGGGGCGGCGGTGGCGGCTTCGGTGGGGGTGGTGGGGGAGGATTCGGTGGATTCGGCGGTGGGGGTGGATTCGGGGGCGGCGGCGCGGGAGGCGACTGGTGACGAACGACGCGGGACAGATGCCGCCGGAGCTGCGG
This region of Longimicrobium sp. genomic DNA includes:
- a CDS encoding TPM domain-containing protein, whose protein sequence is MGRLRNALERRPRLRVRQRQRAQAPRRIVDLLLALALALVWVPAAAQLQLPRPVGYVNDFANAIPAQDEERIAAVIDEVRARSGGEIVVVTLPSLQGRTSAEVGLQIGREWRIGAKGEPGDRGRNTGAVVLVSIQDRKWRVETGLGTNTFITAAEAGRIGRDLMVPQLQAGNVGEGILLAVRGVAQEYAEAFNFQLTGGAPPAPQPQERQTGRRQGGGGGGFFIFMIIIVFFILASRGGGGGGRRRRGGFGMPVIIPFPIGGGGWGGGGGFGGGGGGGFGGFGGGGGFGGGGAGGDW